One window of the Ignavibacteriales bacterium genome contains the following:
- a CDS encoding outer membrane protein transport protein yields MLKHILKIFSAILLLFITSTNAQNYNDAIRLGFPGLGSNARALGMGNAFNALSDDASASYFNPAGFGLLKKMELSSGLSFTNYDNTTTFFGNETNDNTTNTALNRISFALPFPTYQGSLVFGLSYHKSKDLTSIVKFDGFNAGTNSKIQSLLDTNIPYDLFLTDDNYNTIINGNLNQSGSILNSGGINNWTFSGAIEVQKNLFIGANLTVVNGSFESNNDYYEDDTRNVYQGETATGEPQTTDFRTFYLNNTIKWDISGWDAKLGFLYQYEDVARFGATVQLPKTYSIDEEFLVSGSSEFATTSYTLPSDYSDKVAYDIITPFELTGAAAVNLKGIIVSAEATLIDYSQLEFKDSQDGLSSSYVADVNKEIKDILRSVLNYNVGFEYTVPTVGLRIRGGFLTQMSPFKDDVSDFNHKYLTGGLGFLADGNIGIDIAYAYGWWKDIGDNYDSNVSRTFQDIKVHNVMLTTTLRF; encoded by the coding sequence ATGTTAAAGCACATTCTAAAAATATTCAGTGCGATTTTATTATTATTTATAACATCAACAAACGCACAGAATTATAATGATGCAATTCGTCTTGGTTTCCCCGGATTAGGTTCAAATGCAAGAGCACTTGGAATGGGCAATGCATTTAATGCTTTAAGTGATGATGCATCGGCTTCTTACTTTAATCCTGCAGGTTTTGGACTACTAAAAAAAATGGAACTTTCCAGCGGATTAAGTTTTACAAATTATGATAACACAACAACTTTTTTTGGTAATGAAACAAATGATAACACAACAAACACAGCATTAAATAGAATTAGTTTTGCATTACCCTTTCCAACTTATCAAGGTAGTTTGGTTTTTGGATTATCATATCACAAATCAAAAGATCTTACGAGCATTGTTAAGTTTGATGGATTTAATGCTGGTACAAATTCTAAAATCCAGAGTTTGTTAGATACCAACATTCCCTACGATCTTTTTTTAACGGATGATAATTATAATACAATAATAAATGGAAATCTAAACCAAAGTGGAAGTATTCTTAATTCTGGTGGAATAAATAATTGGACATTTTCCGGTGCAATTGAGGTACAGAAAAACTTATTTATTGGTGCTAATTTAACTGTTGTTAACGGCAGTTTTGAATCGAATAATGATTACTATGAAGACGACACAAGAAATGTTTATCAAGGTGAAACTGCTACCGGTGAACCACAGACTACAGATTTTAGAACTTTTTATCTAAACAATACAATTAAATGGGATATTAGCGGATGGGATGCCAAACTTGGCTTTCTTTATCAATACGAAGATGTTGCAAGATTTGGTGCAACGGTTCAGTTACCAAAAACCTATTCAATTGATGAAGAGTTTTTAGTAAGTGGATCAAGCGAATTTGCAACTACATCTTACACTCTTCCTTCCGATTACAGTGATAAAGTTGCTTATGATATAATCACTCCATTTGAATTAACCGGTGCGGCCGCTGTAAATCTAAAAGGGATTATCGTAAGTGCTGAAGCGACATTAATCGATTACTCACAGTTAGAATTTAAAGACTCACAAGATGGACTTTCGTCAAGTTATGTCGCCGATGTGAATAAAGAAATAAAGGATATTTTAAGATCAGTATTAAATTATAATGTAGGATTTGAATACACAGTTCCAACTGTTGGATTAAGAATCCGTGGTGGATTTTTAACTCAAATGTCTCCGTTCAAGGATGATGTTTCAGATTTTAATCATAAATATCTAACAGGCGGATTAGGATTTTTAGCTGATGGAAATATTGGAATCGATATTGCCTATGCTTACGGCTGGTGGAAAGATATTGGGGATAATTATGATTCTAATGTTTCAAGAACTTTTCAGGACATTAAAGTTCACAATGTAATGCTAACTACAACTTTAAGATTCTAA
- the rsgA gene encoding ribosome small subunit-dependent GTPase A gives MFSEKDHTLIRCSLKGKFKKDFNLKKDKLFNRDFAAVGDSVLYDVNDDGTGVIYEILPRKNFISRKAIKTRGASFRGERLEQIIASNLDNIFVVTSTLEPDFNNKTLDRFLVACESSHIKTNIIINKTDLAEESALVEWANLYKKIGYRVFLTSAKNYSGFVDLAKYLKGKKNLFWGQSGVGKSSLLNLLYPDLNLKVGEISNYTSKGTHTTVTSVMIFVGETTYIIDTPGVREIDPFGIRKEDLGHYFKEFESFISKCRFNTCTHHHEPDCGVINALESGDISYERYDSYLRILDTVEKDMNF, from the coding sequence GTGTTTTCAGAAAAAGATCACACACTTATCAGATGCTCTCTGAAGGGAAAATTTAAAAAAGATTTTAATCTTAAAAAGGATAAACTTTTTAATAGGGATTTTGCTGCTGTTGGTGATTCCGTTCTTTATGATGTAAATGATGATGGCACAGGTGTTATTTATGAAATACTTCCACGAAAAAATTTTATATCCCGTAAAGCAATAAAAACACGCGGCGCAAGTTTCCGTGGTGAAAGACTTGAACAGATAATAGCATCAAACCTAGATAATATTTTTGTCGTAACAAGCACATTAGAGCCTGATTTTAATAACAAAACACTTGATAGATTTTTAGTTGCTTGTGAAAGTTCACACATCAAAACAAATATCATCATCAATAAAACTGATCTTGCAGAAGAATCTGCACTTGTTGAATGGGCTAATCTTTACAAAAAAATTGGATACAGAGTTTTTCTTACATCGGCAAAAAATTATTCCGGATTTGTTGATCTTGCAAAATATTTAAAGGGTAAAAAAAATCTTTTTTGGGGACAATCCGGAGTTGGTAAATCATCTTTACTAAATCTTCTCTATCCAGATTTAAATCTCAAAGTTGGCGAGATAAGCAATTACACATCAAAAGGAACTCACACTACGGTTACAAGTGTTATGATTTTTGTGGGTGAGACCACTTATATTATCGATACTCCTGGAGTCCGGGAGATTGATCCGTTTGGAATTAGGAAAGAAGATTTGGGACATTACTTTAAAGAATTTGAAAGCTTTATCAGCAAATGCAGATTTAATACCTGTACTCATCATCACGAACCTGACTGCGGAGTAATAAATGCGTTAGAAAGTGGCGATATTTCGTATGAAAGATATGATAGTTATCTGCGAATTTTAGACACAGTTGAAAAAGATATGAATTTCTAG